In Quadrisphaera sp. DSM 44207, one DNA window encodes the following:
- a CDS encoding GNAT family N-acetyltransferase: MSGAGGGRVRPATEADVAAVDAMVRELAAFEREPDAVQASPQDLRAALFGPDPRVHAHVAEVDGPDGAPTVVGMAVWYVTYSTWTGRHGIWLEDLYVRPAARGAGLGRALLAALAAECLERGHRRLEWWVLDWNAPAQAVYRAIGARPEDAWTVWRLDGRELEDLGRSRPGARDGAR, from the coding sequence ATGAGCGGCGCAGGCGGAGGGCGGGTGCGGCCGGCGACGGAGGCCGACGTCGCGGCGGTGGACGCGATGGTGCGGGAGCTGGCGGCCTTCGAGCGCGAGCCGGACGCGGTGCAGGCCAGCCCGCAGGACCTGCGCGCGGCCCTGTTCGGTCCCGACCCGCGGGTGCACGCCCACGTCGCCGAGGTGGACGGCCCGGACGGCGCGCCGACCGTCGTGGGCATGGCGGTGTGGTACGTCACCTACTCGACGTGGACGGGCCGGCACGGCATCTGGCTGGAGGACCTCTACGTGCGGCCCGCCGCCCGCGGGGCGGGGCTGGGCCGGGCGCTGCTGGCGGCCCTGGCGGCGGAGTGCCTCGAGCGCGGCCACCGCCGCCTGGAGTGGTGGGTGCTGGACTGGAACGCCCCCGCCCAGGCGGTGTACCGGGCGATCGGGGCGCGCCCGGAGGACGCGTGGACGGTGTGGCGGCTGGACGGGCGCGAGCTGGAGGACCTGGGCCGCTCTCGCCCCGGCGCACGGGACGGGGCACGATGA
- a CDS encoding ATP-binding protein, translating into MAAADGSSTPADRVELRVPADPAYLAVLRTATAGLAARLDLTLDEIEDLRIAVDEACALVLGEAGEDGATRARPGDTLLATFDLGPDGLSVQVSGPAQDLPSRSSFAWAVLEALVGSLHTGVDDEGRRSIRLEHGGSRRTP; encoded by the coding sequence GTGGCGGCAGCGGACGGGTCCAGCACCCCGGCGGACCGGGTGGAGCTGCGGGTGCCCGCCGACCCCGCCTACCTCGCCGTCCTGCGCACCGCGACGGCCGGCCTGGCCGCCCGGCTGGACCTGACCCTCGACGAGATCGAGGACCTGCGGATCGCCGTCGACGAGGCGTGCGCCCTGGTCCTCGGGGAGGCCGGTGAGGACGGCGCCACCCGCGCGCGGCCCGGCGACACCCTGCTGGCGACCTTCGACCTGGGCCCGGACGGGCTCAGCGTGCAGGTCAGCGGGCCCGCGCAGGACCTCCCGAGCCGCTCCAGCTTCGCCTGGGCCGTGCTGGAGGCGCTCGTCGGCTCCCTGCACACGGGGGTGGACGACGAGGGGCGCCGCTCCATCCGGCTCGAGCACGGCGGGTCGCGGCGGACGCCATGA
- a CDS encoding SigB/SigF/SigG family RNA polymerase sigma factor: MSEVPEESRSDSTDALRELAAMAPDDPRRPALRGEVVESHLPLVRHLARRYADRGEPLDDLVQVGTIGLLKAVDRYDPERGTPFAAFAVPTVLGEIRRHFRDRGWAVRVPRRLQELSRTLADARAELTQELGRAPTVSELAERAGVDEDAVLEGMESAGAYTTVPLEPTETEGAGPWLASDDEALRGVEDRAALRPLLARLPPRERRIIALRFVRGMSQSQIAEEVGISQMHVSRLLARTLAALRAELGEDSGST, encoded by the coding sequence GTGAGCGAGGTCCCGGAGGAGTCGCGCTCCGACAGCACCGACGCGCTGCGGGAGCTGGCCGCGATGGCGCCGGACGACCCGCGCCGTCCGGCGCTGCGGGGCGAGGTCGTGGAGTCGCACCTGCCGCTGGTGCGCCACCTCGCGCGCCGCTACGCCGACCGCGGGGAGCCCCTGGACGACCTCGTGCAGGTGGGCACCATCGGCCTGCTCAAGGCCGTCGACCGCTACGACCCCGAGCGCGGCACGCCGTTCGCCGCCTTCGCCGTGCCCACGGTGCTCGGGGAGATCCGCCGCCACTTCCGCGACCGCGGCTGGGCCGTGCGCGTGCCCCGGCGGCTGCAGGAGCTCTCGCGCACGCTCGCCGACGCGCGCGCGGAGCTGACGCAGGAGCTGGGCCGGGCGCCGACGGTCTCCGAGCTGGCCGAGCGGGCCGGCGTCGACGAGGACGCCGTGCTGGAGGGCATGGAGTCCGCCGGCGCGTACACCACCGTGCCCCTGGAGCCCACCGAGACCGAGGGCGCGGGCCCGTGGCTGGCCTCGGACGACGAGGCGCTGCGGGGCGTGGAGGACCGCGCCGCGCTGCGGCCCCTGCTGGCCCGCCTGCCCCCGCGGGAGCGGCGCATCATCGCGCTGCGCTTCGTGCGCGGGATGTCGCAGTCGCAGATCGCCGAGGAGGTCGGCATCTCGCAGATGCACGTCTCCCGCCTGCTCGCGCGCACGCTGGCGGCGCTGCGCGCCGAGCTGGGCGAGGACTCCGGCTCCACCTGA
- a CDS encoding WhiB family transcriptional regulator, producing the protein MDWRHEAACLDEDPELFFPIGNTGPALLQIEEAKAVCRRCPVTETCLKWALENGQDSGVWGGLSEDERRALKRRTARARRAS; encoded by the coding sequence ATGGACTGGCGGCACGAGGCAGCGTGTCTCGATGAGGACCCCGAGCTCTTCTTCCCCATCGGCAACACCGGCCCCGCCCTCCTGCAGATCGAGGAGGCCAAGGCCGTGTGTCGCCGGTGCCCGGTGACCGAGACCTGCCTGAAGTGGGCCCTGGAGAACGGCCAGGACTCCGGCGTCTGGGGCGGCCTGTCCGAGGACGAGCGCCGCGCCCTCAAGCGCCGCACGGCCCGCGCCCGCCGCGCGAGCTGA
- a CDS encoding sensor histidine kinase — MPTLSSLVRTLGALAPTDEEWLHLLVGDWQMLSDLSFADLVLWLPERTGDGFVAIAHCRPSTGATVHDEDVVGTRIARGQREHVDRAHAEGRICREMDPEWLDGGPVREETVPVVHDGRVIAVMSRDTNLSAPRTPSGLEMTYLRCADALARMISEGAFPTVGAPTGMRRGAPRVGDGLIRLDVEGVVTYASPNARSDYRRLGFVGDLIGRSLAEVTAGVVDTSHSVDESLPLVVTGRAPWRTDVESRGASLSLRAVPLTEGGVRVGALILCRDVTELRRREQELLTKDATIREIHHRVKNNLQTVSALLRLQARRIESAEGREALEEAMRRVSTIALVHETLTRGFDETVDFDDVLDRGMLLIASLASSQDAATTRREGRFGTVGADDATALALVLTELITNAVEHGLRGGAGTVTVRADRDGSKLRATVADDGAGLPPDFSPGRGGLGTQIVQALVQGELRGTITWRSGDGGGTEVVVEADLQEQRA, encoded by the coding sequence GTGCCGACGCTGAGCTCCCTGGTGCGCACCCTGGGAGCGCTCGCCCCGACGGACGAGGAGTGGCTGCACCTGCTGGTCGGTGACTGGCAGATGCTCTCGGACCTCTCCTTCGCCGACCTCGTGCTGTGGCTGCCCGAGCGCACCGGCGACGGCTTCGTGGCCATCGCCCACTGCCGGCCCAGCACGGGGGCGACCGTGCACGACGAGGACGTCGTCGGCACCCGCATCGCCCGCGGCCAGCGCGAGCACGTCGACCGCGCCCACGCCGAGGGCCGGATCTGCCGCGAGATGGACCCGGAGTGGCTCGACGGCGGCCCGGTGCGCGAGGAGACGGTGCCCGTGGTGCACGACGGCCGGGTGATCGCCGTGATGAGCCGCGACACCAACCTGTCCGCGCCGCGCACCCCGAGCGGCCTGGAGATGACGTACCTGCGCTGCGCCGACGCGCTGGCCCGGATGATCTCCGAGGGGGCGTTCCCGACCGTGGGCGCCCCCACCGGCATGCGCCGCGGCGCCCCGCGGGTCGGCGACGGGCTGATCCGCCTCGACGTCGAGGGCGTCGTCACCTACGCCAGCCCCAACGCGCGCTCGGACTACCGCCGGCTCGGCTTCGTCGGCGACCTCATCGGCCGCTCCCTCGCCGAGGTCACCGCCGGCGTCGTCGACACCTCGCACTCCGTGGACGAGTCCCTGCCCCTCGTCGTCACCGGCCGGGCGCCCTGGCGCACCGACGTGGAGTCGCGCGGTGCGTCCCTGTCGCTGCGCGCCGTGCCGCTCACGGAGGGCGGCGTGCGCGTGGGGGCGCTGATCCTGTGCCGCGACGTCACCGAGCTGCGCCGGCGCGAGCAGGAGCTGCTCACCAAGGACGCGACCATCCGGGAGATCCACCACCGGGTGAAGAACAACCTGCAGACCGTCTCGGCGCTGCTGCGCCTGCAGGCGCGCCGCATCGAGTCCGCGGAGGGCCGCGAGGCGCTGGAGGAGGCCATGCGGCGGGTGAGCACGATCGCCCTGGTGCACGAGACCCTCACCCGCGGCTTCGACGAGACCGTCGACTTCGACGACGTGCTCGACCGCGGCATGCTCCTCATCGCGAGCCTGGCCTCCAGCCAGGACGCCGCCACCACCCGACGGGAGGGCCGGTTCGGCACGGTCGGCGCGGACGACGCCACCGCCCTCGCCCTCGTGCTCACCGAGCTGATCACCAACGCGGTCGAGCACGGGCTGCGCGGCGGTGCCGGCACCGTCACGGTGCGCGCCGACCGGGACGGCTCGAAGCTGCGCGCCACGGTCGCGGACGACGGCGCCGGGCTGCCCCCGGACTTCAGCCCCGGCCGGGGCGGGCTCGGCACGCAGATCGTGCAGGCGCTCGTGCAGGGGGAGCTGCGCGGCACCATCACGTGGCGCTCCGGCGACGGCGGGGGGACGGAGGTCGTCGTCGAGGCGGACCTGCAGGAGCAGCGCGCCTGA
- a CDS encoding DUF2505 domain-containing protein yields the protein MHLEAVLRYPASPAAVAALLADRSFVEDLCRSGAATAWRVDVSGSAGAAFTVATERTVPTAQLPDAARRLLGEHLVIEQVDSWQAPDAAGRRTGSTRLAVRGAPVTAAAALALAPDGAGSREEVRGEVRASVPLLGGRVERAAEPVLLAALREQEQLAARRLRA from the coding sequence GTGCACCTCGAGGCCGTCCTGCGCTACCCCGCCTCCCCGGCCGCCGTGGCGGCCCTGCTCGCCGACCGCTCCTTCGTCGAGGACCTGTGCCGCTCCGGCGCCGCGACGGCGTGGCGGGTGGACGTGAGCGGGTCCGCCGGGGCGGCGTTCACGGTCGCCACCGAGCGCACGGTGCCGACCGCGCAGCTGCCGGACGCCGCGCGCCGCCTGCTCGGCGAGCACCTGGTGATCGAGCAGGTGGACTCCTGGCAGGCCCCGGACGCCGCCGGGCGGCGCACCGGCAGCACGCGGCTGGCGGTGCGCGGCGCGCCGGTGACGGCCGCGGCGGCGCTGGCCCTGGCACCGGACGGCGCGGGCAGCCGCGAGGAGGTGCGCGGCGAGGTGCGCGCGTCGGTCCCCCTCCTGGGCGGCCGGGTCGAGAGGGCCGCCGAGCCGGTGCTGCTCGCCGCGCTGCGCGAGCAGGAGCAGCTGGCGGCGCGCCGCCTGCGCGCCTGA
- a CDS encoding DUF4260 family protein encodes MTPAAAVTHGEAAALGLPGLLLRAEGAVLAASALWAFAHSGLPWWVAAALLLVPDLAALALLAGPRAGAVAYDATHTTVLPGVLVLAWSVTGSGVVLGLGAVWLLHIGTDRALGFGLRYPHDPDLTHLGRVGRAGRRAPARG; translated from the coding sequence GTGACCCCCGCGGCAGCGGTGACCCACGGCGAGGCGGCGGCGCTCGGGCTCCCCGGGCTCCTCCTGCGCGCCGAGGGCGCGGTGCTGGCGGCCTCTGCGCTGTGGGCCTTCGCGCACAGCGGCCTGCCGTGGTGGGTGGCGGCCGCGCTGCTCCTCGTGCCCGACCTCGCTGCGCTCGCCCTGCTGGCCGGGCCGCGGGCGGGCGCCGTGGCCTACGACGCCACCCACACCACCGTCCTGCCCGGCGTCCTGGTGCTGGCCTGGTCGGTCACCGGCTCCGGCGTCGTCCTCGGGCTGGGCGCGGTGTGGCTCCTGCACATCGGGACCGACCGCGCCCTCGGGTTCGGCTTGCGGTACCCGCACGACCCGGACCTGACCCACCTGGGCCGCGTCGGGCGCGCTGGACGCCGGGCGCCCGCCCGCGGGTGA
- a CDS encoding TetR/AcrR family transcriptional regulator has protein sequence MPRAGLSHGAVVDAAERLADEVGLSNLTLTALAQDLGVRQPSLYKHVEGVAHLRRSLAVRAKAELAGVLASAATGVAGAEAVHALAAAYRDWGRAHPGRYAAAQRAPAPDDEEDAAASAAVVAVVVRVLASLGVPDADAVHATRALRAALHGFLVLETEGAFRLPDDVDVSFRRTVDCLVLGLRPHPAPS, from the coding sequence GTGCCTAGGGCGGGCCTCAGCCACGGCGCGGTGGTCGACGCCGCGGAGCGCCTGGCCGACGAGGTCGGCCTGAGCAACCTGACCCTCACCGCGCTGGCGCAGGACCTCGGGGTGCGCCAGCCCTCCCTGTACAAGCACGTCGAGGGCGTGGCCCACCTGCGCCGCAGCCTGGCCGTGCGGGCCAAGGCCGAGCTGGCCGGCGTCCTGGCCTCGGCGGCGACCGGCGTCGCGGGCGCCGAGGCGGTGCACGCGCTGGCCGCTGCCTACCGGGACTGGGGCCGCGCGCACCCCGGCCGCTACGCGGCGGCGCAGCGGGCACCGGCCCCGGACGACGAGGAGGACGCCGCGGCCAGCGCCGCGGTGGTCGCCGTGGTCGTGCGGGTGCTGGCCTCCCTGGGCGTGCCGGACGCCGACGCGGTGCACGCGACGCGCGCCCTGCGCGCGGCCCTGCACGGGTTCCTCGTGCTCGAGACCGAGGGCGCCTTCCGCCTGCCCGACGACGTCGACGTCAGCTTCCGCCGCACGGTCGACTGCCTGGTCCTCGGCCTGCGCCCGCACCCGGCCCCGTCGTGA
- a CDS encoding alpha/beta fold hydrolase yields MGTTTDATTTRHLDRPDGRIAYEVHPARGAERGLVLAVPGMGDLRSTYRFLAPALAAAGYRVVAADLRGHGDSDATFSEYGDEATAGDVVALLEALREEGQPVAVVGSSMAAGSAVLAAAQRPDLVDDLVLLGPFVRDPQASALARWATASLVRVLMVPAWAAVTWRSFLPRLYAGARPGDFDAHRAAIVASLRRPGHAAAFSRTTRTSHAPAEAALPAVGARVLVVVGAADPDFPDPRAEASWIAGRVSGRVVLVDDAGHYPHAQRPDVVVPAVRDFLAAGQEARRA; encoded by the coding sequence ATGGGAACGACCACGGACGCCACCACCACCCGCCACCTCGACCGGCCCGACGGCCGGATCGCCTACGAGGTCCACCCGGCGCGCGGGGCCGAGCGCGGCCTGGTGCTCGCCGTGCCCGGCATGGGCGACCTGCGCAGCACCTACCGGTTCCTCGCCCCGGCGCTGGCCGCCGCCGGGTACCGCGTCGTCGCCGCGGACCTGCGCGGCCACGGCGACAGCGACGCCACCTTCAGCGAGTACGGCGACGAGGCGACGGCGGGTGACGTCGTCGCGCTCCTGGAGGCCCTGCGCGAGGAGGGGCAGCCGGTGGCCGTGGTGGGCAGCAGCATGGCCGCCGGGTCCGCCGTCCTCGCCGCCGCGCAGCGCCCCGACCTGGTCGACGACCTCGTCCTGCTCGGCCCCTTCGTGCGGGATCCCCAGGCCTCGGCGCTCGCGCGGTGGGCCACCGCGTCGCTGGTGCGGGTCCTGATGGTCCCGGCCTGGGCGGCGGTGACCTGGCGGTCCTTCCTGCCGCGCCTGTACGCCGGAGCCCGGCCGGGAGACTTCGACGCCCACCGCGCCGCGATCGTCGCCTCGCTGCGCCGTCCCGGTCACGCCGCCGCCTTCTCCCGCACGACGCGGACCTCGCACGCACCCGCCGAGGCCGCCCTGCCCGCCGTGGGCGCCCGCGTCCTGGTGGTCGTGGGCGCTGCGGACCCGGACTTCCCCGACCCGCGGGCCGAGGCCTCCTGGATCGCCGGGCGCGTGTCCGGCCGGGTCGTGCTCGTCGACGACGCCGGGCACTACCCGCACGCCCAGCGGCCCGACGTGGTCGTGCCCGCGGTGCGGGACTTCCTCGCCGCCGGTCAGGAGGCTCGCCGTGCCTAG
- a CDS encoding helix-turn-helix domain-containing protein: MPPRFLTLADVAEVLNVSAVQAMALVKRGELPAIQVGGRGQWRVEAAVLEEYIQRKYAETRAMLDARTGPDAGPRSQDQGATGLLD, from the coding sequence GTGCCGCCGCGCTTCCTGACCCTCGCCGACGTGGCCGAGGTGCTCAACGTCTCCGCCGTGCAGGCCATGGCGCTGGTCAAGCGCGGGGAGCTGCCGGCGATCCAGGTGGGCGGTCGCGGTCAGTGGCGGGTGGAGGCCGCGGTGCTGGAGGAGTACATCCAGCGCAAGTACGCCGAGACCCGCGCCATGCTCGACGCCCGCACGGGCCCGGACGCCGGCCCGCGCTCGCAGGACCAGGGAGCCACCGGCCTCCTCGACTGA